A region of the Pseudomonadota bacterium genome:
AACCACAGCGTTTGCGACGTTCCACGCGCGGTAGTCTGCGCTGGACTCGCTCGCCAGAAGCTCTAACGTTGGTCGCCCCCCCACGCCGAATCGCTCACGCACCTGGGCGGCAGCTTCGGCGAACGGGCGCCTTGGATCCGCGTTTCCGGCCGAAGCAACCACGGCTAGGTGGGTAAGCAAAGGAGCGGCCAGAAGCACCGTGATCAACCCGGCCCGTGGCCGCGTACCAAGGCGCGCAAACGTGGGAAGGAGCAGCCCCATGAGTCCGTACAGCACGAGAATGTCGCCTGACCACAGCGCGACCATGTGCACGAGGCCGAAGCCGACCAGAATCGCCATCCGGCGGCGAAAGAACCTTGCGAACTGGTCGACGCCAACGCCTACCGCCGCCGCTCGCTGCCTCTGTAGCGCGAAACCAATCCCCAGCAGTATCGAAAAGACAGAATAGAACTTGCCCTCGACGAGCCAGTCGATGCCAAACAGCACACTGTCGCCGATTTCGCTCCAGACCATGGAGCGACGTACCGCGGCATCCATGACGTGCACGCCAAAGAAGCTGGTGAGGTTCGCGAGCAGAATGCCCGCCAGCGCCACCCCACGGATGGCGTCGAGAAGCGGCAGCCGCTCTGCCACCGACACCGGAGCGGGAGGCGTGCTCATCGAACGCTTGCTCATGCCTTCGTGTGCATCGACCCCAGCCATCGAGCGTCACCGCAGTCGAGCCGCACTGTAGAGTCGAGCCGCACTGTGGAGTCGAGCCGCACTGTGGAGCCGAGCCGCACTGTGCGCCGTTCTTTCTTAAGCACTGTGCGCCGTTCTTTCTTAAGCGCAGCGAAGACTCTAACCTAGGGACCCACTTGCGGCGCGCATTGTATATGACGAACCCAGTATTATAGCAAGTCACTTGCATTGGCGTTCTGGCTCGAGCAAGAACCTGGATTGATCCCGGCGTGGCTGGCGGTCGCGGTCTCGGCGCGGCACGCCGCGAGCCTTCATCGATCCACGTTGCCACCGAACATGCAAGACTGCGATTCTCACTCCCGTCCGAACGCCTCGAGTCGGGGCTCGCATGTCCGCAGCCAGGCGGTCGCTAGCGGATACGCCTCGGCCATCGAGGCCGCTCGAATGCGGTGGACGTGGCTGCTGGCCTCCGTAGTGCTGCACGCGCTGGCCATCGTTGGCTCACAGCGCTCCGCCAGACACAGGGTCGAGGAGTCCCGACCGCGACTCGTGCGGGTCACGCTTTTTCAGCCGCCGGCGGCGATACCGGCCGGGCATACGCCCACGTCGCAGTCCCGCGCCACTGCACGATCACCCGTGGCCGCCCGTCGCGCGCGGCGTGCCAAGCGTCCAGTTGGCCGACGACCCGCGCCCCGCGTGTCGACCGCGCGACGCACGGCTGCGCCGCGGCGAAGAAAGATGGATGAATCGCCTCCCGCCTTGGCCGCAGCCGACACCCCGCGGTCGTCGCAAGACGAGGCGTCCGCCTCGGATGGGCGACCTGGGTCGCCTGCGCTTGAATCGCCGGCAGCGCCAGGACCGCGGGCGGTCTCCGAGGTCGCCCATCCTCCGGTCCCCTTGCACCGGGCACGGCCCAAGTACCCGTCCAGGGCCAAACGCCTTCGGATCATGGGCCGCGTGCGCCTTGAGGCGGTCGTCGATCGTAACGGTGTAGTCCGCGATCCGATTCGTGTGCTCAAGTCGATCCCTGAGCTGGACGCCGCGGCCATCGCAGCCCTGCGCCGGTGGCGGTTCGCGCCGGCTCGCGACGAGCGGGGTCGCCCGTTATCGGTGATCGTTGAGGTGCCGTTGCGGTTCGTGCTTCGTTAGCATTCGCTGCGAGCCAGGGACGCCAGGCCCGCGGGTCACAACTTCGTTCCGTCCCACGTGAAGACCCAGGTGAACGGCGACTCGTCATCAGTACCGGATCGTGACCAAGAGGTCGACCGAGCGCGGCGGCGCGATGGTCAGCTGATCCGGGGAGATGTCGGTGTACGAAGCGTAGAAAGTGTTTGTGAGGTTGCGTCCTCGCAACGTGAAGTCCATCGCGGAGCGCCCGACGCTGGGGCTGTAGCGGAGCGCGGCTTCGAGCGTCGTATGGCCGCCAACCTCGATCCGGTTGTCGTCCGTCGTGAAGAAGCGCCCTGCGTGATGTACGCCAAGGATCGCCGTCACCGGCAGGATGGGTGCGTCGAAGTACACAAAAGCGTTTAGGATCCGCTCCGGAACACGCGACGGTGTGTTTCCCTTTAGGTTCTTGCCCGTCTTGTCCGTAAGGGCGTCGAAGCGCGCGTCGAGGTGGGTGTAGTTGACGTCTACGCGCAGGCGAGACAGGAGCAGCGCGCCCAGCGTCAGTTCGGCGCCCCGAGACGAGCGCTTGCCACCCTGAATGCTCAGCATTGGGTCATCCGGGTCGCGGGTGAGGATGCTGTCTTGCTGAATGAAGAAGCCCGACAGCCCCAAGGCGAGCCGATCCTCGAACAGGGAGCTCTTTACGCCCGCTTCCATCGCCCAACCCGTCGTCATCTTGAACGCTGCCCTTTGTGGGGACAGGGCCAGCAGCGAGGATGGGGGAGCGGCCGCGGTGCTGATCTGGGCGAACGCTTGTGTCTTCGGCAAGATGTCGTAGACCGAACCGAGCCGCCAGGTAAGATGGTTAAAGGTGCGGTCGACCGGCGTCCGTGTTTCCGGCATGGCGTTCAGATTGGTCGACGCGCGGTCGACGGCGTTGCGCTCGAGGCGCAGGCCGCCAACCAGCAGCCATTTGGAGTTGAGATTGACTGCGTCCTCGACGAATGCCGCAGCAGTCGACAGGGAATTGTCCCGGTCTTCTCGGCGACCGAACACCATCGGGTCGTCGCCTTGTGGGAACCGCCCGCGGTCCGGGTTGCGTGGATCGACCGCTGTCGTGCTGCCGAAGCGGCGCTGGGTGAAGAACGAGAGGTCGCTATAGTAGACGCCGACCGCGGCGCGGTTGCGGAGACCGCCCAGCCGGAAATCACCATTCAGGGTCAGCCTGTCCGTGAACGAGCGGAAATCGTGCGTGACGATCCCCGTGCTTCGCTCGACCTTGGCGGCCATGGAATCGAACCCGAAGTACTCGGAGTTGATGAACCGGCGGTTCGACCAGTACGCGTGGGCCGTGTTTCGCAGCGACCACACGTCGTTCAACTCAAGCGTGACCCTCGTGCGCGCCCAGTACGTGTTCGAGTCGACGATGCCATCTGTGACGTTGTAGTTCACGCGCCGAAGCTTCTCATCGAGC
Encoded here:
- a CDS encoding TonB-dependent receptor produces the protein MRNVDVKCAFLRCLLTATGMFASLAPYAVLAQAPAEPAQRTYEIGEVVVEDEAEELLPFAAAPSTGSRLKLTVRETPAVVDIMTEDKLQDLGARTTEEALNRAPGVSSSNNATSPGALTLRGFSGSGRAVLLLYDGVRPAEEAFFTRMMDSFLFERIEVLQGPSSVTYGESALAGVVNLVPKRPRLGANAVNAQMGLGSFATFKLGADANVALHRTLAVRPLVAYMRTSGYVQDAGANFVALSAPVTWAATDRLTIEAAFDYLRDDYNSAYFGTPLVPENAAQKPSELVKSADGRVLDEKLRRVNYNVTDGIVDSNTYWARTRVTLELNDVWSLRNTAHAYWSNRRFINSEYFGFDSMAAKVERSTGIVTHDFRSFTDRLTLNGDFRLGGLRNRAAVGVYYSDLSFFTQRRFGSTTAVDPRNPDRGRFPQGDDPMVFGRREDRDNSLSTAAAFVEDAVNLNSKWLLVGGLRLERNAVDRASTNLNAMPETRTPVDRTFNHLTWRLGSVYDILPKTQAFAQISTAAAPPSSLLALSPQRAAFKMTTGWAMEAGVKSSLFEDRLALGLSGFFIQQDSILTRDPDDPMLSIQGGKRSSRGAELTLGALLLSRLRVDVNYTHLDARFDALTDKTGKNLKGNTPSRVPERILNAFVYFDAPILPVTAILGVHHAGRFFTTDDNRIEVGGHTTLEAALRYSPSVGRSAMDFTLRGRNLTNTFYASYTDISPDQLTIAPPRSVDLLVTIRY
- a CDS encoding energy transducer TonB is translated as MGRVRLEAVVDRNGVVRDPIRVLKSIPELDAAAIAALRRWRFAPARDERGRPLSVIVEVPLRFVLR
- a CDS encoding DUF418 domain-containing protein; its protein translation is MSKRSMSTPPAPVSVAERLPLLDAIRGVALAGILLANLTSFFGVHVMDAAVRRSMVWSEIGDSVLFGIDWLVEGKFYSVFSILLGIGFALQRQRAAAVGVGVDQFARFFRRRMAILVGFGLVHMVALWSGDILVLYGLMGLLLPTFARLGTRPRAGLITVLLAAPLLTHLAVVASAGNADPRRPFAEAAAQVRERFGVGGRPTLELLASESSADYRAWNVANAVVRPGTYLQSGRPTKVLALFLIGAWLGFGVLTRLDTLGRSLRVTAAAGGVVGLSASYVYADIKADTGSTFMVSSTGLIQTVAYTLGTTPLALAYLALAVLACRATLTRQWLHWFVPLGRMALTVYITQTAVQLVAFTGYGFALAGRTPIALLPLFAISILSAQRYACAWWLGRNARGPLEALWRRWTYSDRGRQRSQPPRSPRD